A region of Clostridia bacterium DNA encodes the following proteins:
- a CDS encoding CtsR family transcriptional regulator, with the protein MRTLADRIETYLKQRLSESPRGVVEIRRQELALLFACVPSQINYVLSTRFTVDQGYWVESRRGGGGYLRIVRLPVDLHRLVEALRDRPLSQQAAEGVVRRLEEEGLLSRREAMLARAVLDREALGLELPARDFLRGRLLRVMVLTLLREDF; encoded by the coding sequence ATGCGAACCCTGGCCGACAGGATCGAAACCTACTTGAAGCAGCGACTGTCGGAGAGCCCGCGGGGCGTAGTGGAGATCCGGCGTCAGGAATTGGCCCTATTGTTCGCCTGCGTGCCCTCGCAGATCAACTACGTGCTCAGCACCCGCTTTACCGTGGATCAGGGGTACTGGGTGGAGAGCCGCCGCGGGGGCGGCGGGTATCTGCGAATCGTGCGGCTGCCGGTGGATCTGCACCGGCTGGTGGAGGCCCTGCGGGACCGGCCGTTATCCCAGCAGGCGGCGGAGGGCGTTGTGCGGCGCCTGGAGGAAGAAGGGCTGCTCTCCCGGCGGGAGGCAATGCTGGCCCGGGCGGTCCTTGACCGGGAGGCGCTGGGCTTGGAGCTGCCCGCCCGGGATTTTCTGCGCGGACGTCTGCTGCGGGTTATGGTGCTAACCCTGCTGCGGGAAGACTTTTAG
- a CDS encoding UvrB/UvrC motif-containing protein yields MLCEDCGQRPASVHVTKLVNNQKTEYHLCEECARRRNEGWGFLGFGEPGFSLEKFLAGLLAQEPAWGPGPGVVARRALRCRRCGWSYEQFREAGRLGCGECYRSFGDQLEPLLRRLHGSVQHVGKAPKRTAGRLGLSREIERLRRELQELIAKEEFERAAEVRDRIRELERQAVQGE; encoded by the coding sequence GTGCTCTGCGAGGATTGCGGGCAGCGACCGGCGAGCGTGCACGTCACCAAGCTGGTTAATAACCAGAAGACCGAGTACCACCTGTGTGAGGAATGCGCCCGGCGGCGCAACGAGGGCTGGGGGTTCTTGGGATTCGGCGAACCGGGCTTCTCCCTGGAGAAGTTTCTGGCCGGCCTGCTGGCCCAGGAGCCGGCCTGGGGTCCGGGTCCGGGCGTGGTGGCCAGACGGGCGTTGCGGTGCCGGCGCTGCGGATGGTCTTACGAGCAGTTCCGGGAGGCGGGAAGACTGGGGTGCGGCGAGTGTTACCGCTCCTTTGGCGATCAGCTCGAGCCTTTACTGCGGCGCCTGCACGGTTCGGTGCAGCACGTGGGCAAGGCTCCCAAGCGCACGGCCGGAAGGCTGGGGCTGAGCCGTGAGATCGAGCGCCTGCGCCGCGAATTGCAGGAACTCATAGCCAAGGAAGAGTTCGAGCGGGCGGCCGAGGTTAGGGACCGCATCCGGGAACTGGAACGACAGGCGGTTCAGGGCGAGTGA
- a CDS encoding protein arginine kinase, whose translation MRNLAATPSKWMEGSGPYAGMVVASRVRLARNLAGLPFPASMGRREAQEVVERVTAACKTTTVHAVAGRLEILRLEDLSALERQILVEKHLISPQHAEPDGNKAVVLNAEESLSLMVNEEDHLRLQVLLPALQLHESWRLATAVDDALEAHLEYAFDEERGYLTACPTNVGTGLRASVMLHLPGLVISKQAPQVLSALSHVSLAVRGLYGEGTEAAGNLFQISNQVTLGRSEEEIISNLVAVTKQLIEQEKAARELLLKEAGSQLEDRVGRAFGILSHARVISSQEALHLLSDVRLGLDLHLLRGVDPRVITELMIGIQPAFLQGLTGREMDPQERDRERAAFIRRRLKAEH comes from the coding sequence ATGCGCAATCTGGCTGCCACTCCCAGCAAGTGGATGGAGGGATCGGGACCCTACGCGGGCATGGTCGTGGCCAGCCGCGTTCGCCTGGCCCGCAATCTGGCCGGTTTGCCCTTTCCTGCCTCTATGGGCCGGAGGGAAGCCCAGGAAGTGGTGGAGCGGGTCACCGCAGCCTGCAAGACCACGACCGTACATGCGGTGGCCGGGCGGCTGGAGATCCTGCGGCTGGAAGACCTCTCGGCTCTGGAGCGCCAGATCCTGGTGGAGAAGCACCTGATCAGCCCGCAGCATGCGGAGCCGGACGGAAACAAGGCGGTGGTTCTCAACGCGGAAGAATCGCTGAGCCTGATGGTAAACGAGGAGGACCACCTGCGGCTGCAAGTGCTGTTGCCCGCCCTGCAGTTGCACGAAAGCTGGAGGTTGGCTACGGCGGTGGACGATGCCCTGGAGGCCCACCTGGAGTACGCCTTCGATGAGGAAAGGGGATACCTGACCGCCTGCCCCACCAACGTAGGCACCGGCCTCAGGGCTTCGGTAATGCTGCACCTGCCCGGTCTGGTGATTAGCAAGCAGGCGCCGCAGGTTCTGAGTGCCCTTTCGCACGTGAGCCTGGCGGTCAGGGGCCTCTACGGCGAGGGTACCGAGGCGGCGGGCAATCTCTTTCAGATATCCAATCAGGTGACTCTGGGACGAAGCGAGGAAGAAATCATCTCCAATCTGGTAGCGGTAACCAAGCAGTTGATCGAGCAGGAGAAGGCGGCCCGGGAATTGCTCTTGAAAGAGGCCGGATCCCAGCTTGAGGATCGCGTGGGACGGGCCTTCGGCATCCTCAGCCACGCCCGGGTTATCAGTTCCCAGGAGGCACTGCACCTGCTTTCAGACGTGCGCCTGGGGCTGGACCTGCACCTGCTGAGAGGGGTTGACCCGAGGGTAATTACCGAACTGATGATCGGAATACAGCCTGCCTTTTTGCAGGGACTGACGGGAAGAGAAATGGATCCCCAAGAGCGGGATAGGGAACGCGCCGCCTTTATCCGGCGGCGGTTAAAAGCCGAGCATTGA